The genomic region TTACCAGGTCCAGCATTGAGGACAAAATATCTCAAACAAAGCCATCTGTTATCCATCTTTGTGAGGATGGGACTTAATTGAGCCTCAGCGTTGCCCCTGTAATCATGATTACCCAACACTGgcaccaaaataaataaattaaattcccATTTTAGAATTAGTATTTAAAATCGATTGCATGAGGTTGAAGATTCGTACCATTGTACCATTGTTTTTGCAAGCTGGGAGCTGTATAAATATCAGTGAAGGATTGATGGAACAATGGATCGTCAACGCCGGTCAAACCATTGTCGTAAAAATTATCGCCGGTTGAGATTATGAAGTCGATATCTAATTGCTCTCCAATTTTCCCCATCTGagccattaaattaaaaaaatcgatGTTTTATCGATATAtcttatagtttttttatataaaaaataaaattgcttCGAGTAATTTATAATAATGGTTTACTACTTATTTTGGTTCTTATACTatacaaaattatcaaattggTACTTAAGAAACTTTTTGTCATTTTAGCCCCTATACTTTCTTTCCATTTATCCGTTACTATTTAAAAAAGCACTAAGTAAACCAATGAAATGATACCACTtcaaaataatatcataaattcaaaaaaaatcataaaatccaaaagacaaaaaaaaagcttaaaaatcctaaaactaaagattcattaattaattttaaaattataaaaataaatttcataaattttaaaaaataatctaaaaacctaaaattccaaaacaaaagtaaaattgaaCATCTATCTTttggaaatatataaatatataaaattatttttaaaatacacatcAAGATTCAACCTGGAAAATGCAAGTCTAAGGTTAAATCTAAAATgcatttttaattgaaaaatattgtttaaaaaaatgtagGTTTGTTTAGAGTTTTAGGTGGTTTtagaaagttttaaaattttatttgtaaggTTTTTGCACTTTAGGTTTGATTGGCTTAGGTACTTTTCTTAATAGAAATTGTGAATGGTGTAACAAAGTAAACATAAACGGAAAAAATTACAGAGGCTAAAGTGATccaatttatgtataatatggGAGGTACAAAACGTAAAATAATGTAAAGAAAAATTGTTGggtgaaaatatttttacaaggGAAATGggattagacctgtccatgggccgggcggcccggcccggcccgacggtccgcccaaaatatgggagggttcgggtaaaaatataggcccaaaatatgagcttgggtaaaaaaacgaggcccgtttaaaaaatgggcctggctcgggctcaacttttttggcctggacctggcccggcccgaatataataaatatatattttttaattttaaaatactttaaaaaaaatttttttatttttaaaatttttttttgtgtttattaaaaatcgggccgggccgggccggctcgggtttattattttttcccgggccgggcctgggcaaaatttcaagcccatatttcaggccgggccgggcccgggcctaagagtcgggTCAAAATTTTTTCCGGGCCCGACCTAGCCCATGTACAGGTCTAAATGGGATATAGGAATCTATTTAgcacctttttaatttttttggtgccAATTATCTATTAATAACGTGAATAGTTAGGATTGTGATTTTGGATAGGTATAGACTATAGAGATGTGATTGGTTGGAAACGGCCAAAACTGAAACAGGAATTTTCTAGTCCAAACTATATGAAACCCAATCAACGTGTGAGAGACTTACGAAACTGGCTAACTTTGTCCATTTCTCTCACTATTCTCACTTGAGGAATATTAAACTGTAAAAAAGAATCTGGGATTTTATTTGGAATTATACCATtccaaaagtttttaaaatgattagaCTGTAAAAACAATATGTTCACTGGCATCTTCATTTTATTCTATTGGGCTTTACTAGATAGTTTTGttggatataaaattttaagacaaGTGATGATGGAATTCCAAAAAAGCTTCGGACCAAAATGATTTTCTTCTTAATAACAACCAGAAAGAAAGAGGAGAACGTTACTTGCGTTTTCATCGAACATTCAATGACAACTTTTAAGAAAGTAGAAAAGCAAAAGACCTGAAAAGCAACTTGAGATTGGTTATAGTGTCCTCTCCTTCCCCAATCTCCGACCACCAAGAAGCTCAGAGACCCATCTGGTTTGCCTGCGTGTTCAAACCGCTCAAGCTCTGCCACACACGATACTACAAACAACCCAACAACCAACGTCCACGACGCAAGCCTTTGGTTCATAGCTTTTTTGGTTGGAACAACCATATTTATGTGAAATGAGGTGAGAGTAGGGAGGCAAGGCAaggtagaaaatgaaatgaagagCCCTGCTATCCACGCCATTTATAACCAGTTGGAGCATATAATATGTTTCTACGAGGGTAggatttaaaaatcattttgaagtCCCACGAAAATTCCTTAGAATGACGTAAGGCTATAAGATTGACTGAAGGAAAGCATACATTAATAAGAAAGAACCAAAAACCCACCAAACCTTATGGCCCAAGCTGGTCTTAAATCCACCAATTAAGTTAGCTCTGCCTTCATCCCACTCTTAACTTTACCTCAAATCTGCTATTAGCTGTTGTGTGTTCTCTATTTCATccgggcaaaataccaaaaaaaagtccctttttttttaaaaatttatcgaaatcggcccggtattttattatttatcggaattGGTCCTTTTCCCCGAAAACGCATCCCCGTCAGCGCGATGTtaggggacgtgtcagcaaaaCGCGTCCTGGAGGCGCGCTTTGCATACGTGGACACAAAGCGCGCTTACGAGAACGGGCTTTGTTGCCACGTAGGCAAAGCGCGCCCTCGGGGACGCGTTTTGTTGCCACGTAGCACGCCCCTGGGGACGCGTTTTCCCCGCGCATGAACAGTGCAACAGCCATTTTTTTGACCAttgcccccccaacggtaaaaaaaaacctataaaaccccccaccctttcattttttttcacaaactaatactctctcaattattttctcaatttcctctcaatttcctctcaatttgctctcaatttccttccaaatttctctcaaatccctatttttaattattttaaaaaaattaattttttaaattttttttaaatcgtaaaaatttgtacgaatttAGCAATGGCTGGAGAATTGATTCGTCTTAATAACCAACacatatccgtcgaacaaattaaaatggtaagtgttaaatttattttttaaatattacttaagatttttttatttatgcatttttagataattattaatttattatttgttataaaagtctgtagatcggatattggaatgctatatccggaatatgcatggtcctccatcaccgttggtagagaattacctgcgggaagtgggtttttggcacgtggcgacggtaggccggggatgcaagttggacccgaaacttatcaatgcgttgatcgagaggtggagactcgagacgcacacattccatcttccatgtgtagagtgcactatcactttggaaaaTGTaaatctgcaattgggattgccggtggacgggtacccaATCACTGGGTCTGTTCAATCTGGCGATTGGggagcggtgtgctacgagcttttgggcgctattccagAGAAATTTAacggaggtcggatcgagatgggctggctACGAGACACATTCCTGGATCCGGATGATGATTCAACTGAAGTAGAAAGAATTCGATAtactcgggcatacattcttcagataattggaggttatctgatgccggacttgtcacggaacctcgtacatctaagatggctgctgaaactcgttgattttagagcagctggtgaattgagttgggggtctgccgtcttggcaatattatatcgggagatgtgcggggcgacgcgaccgagtaAAGCGAAAATcagaggttgcctgtcactactgcagttaTGGGCatggtttcgctttccatttctacgtcctcgagtggaccacccatatacattctcactcataacaaggtggtagttaacgccgtttttgatgctatgttgtttcaaagcaccaataaaactatccttgttggaaaactgattaccaacttcaaattcacgtAAATCTagccccgaacttgtacgatcacgcaaccagtgtggtagatctggaaactccaacgcatcatctgcagatagatcgacattatgcatgtgggttgGAGGttagtatgctctgaatcgtggattttcttcttcatctgaactcctttcagcatcttcaggttctgttggaataggctccggttcagaaaataagccaacttctacACCATAGGGctcgggctctcgaggtggatccacatcggagtcatcttctaacccaccatcatctgcaaagtacgaggtcccctcaccggtggacgtcgtagggagtacatcattccttcttctgggcatttcataacgtccccaattggatgtaaatTGCCAACCACCAGAACTTGATGctgttccccagtacgtatttccagcatcagaCATCGAGCCACCAACGTatatgtcccatccaccgacaaaGTGTCTTACAGGGGATGTGCATTCcacaccgctaccaaacatgggttgttccATGTTTTGTAACCCGTTAACCGAGTATcagccaggggtcgtgtatacatctcgaacaccgatcgcaagtacatcatttggcgatgtaaattgtacatataactcaatataatgtgctccactagcaagatgagtctgcaccattgcctccaagctacaagcaccttttatgtcgaacgagtcatatgtcaccggatcaacagaagaacaaaattgatacgtaatagacagaactttcattggcgtcgttctgaaaattttacgcctaattcttttacgaagttttgtcaaatctatgttctggttaaaaaccagttgCACCGTATTTTCgaaaaaaaacaacaccgttctcggtgtggcaaaccttaccatcatagtaaataacagcactaatacgttcactcatatttaacttctaaccttcttagcctctctaaatttttttgctctgtaacttatgcaatctgagaacattttttggctcatttatagcctcaccCCAAACATGCTACTATAGCAAAAGAGcatccacgagggcgcgatttcataaattcttctgataaagcatcctacttgaagcgttttttatactatttgctcagaaacgtcaactcgaaattattttttaggacctattgtagcaaaagcgcgtccacgtgggcgcaatttcagaaattcttctaataaagcatcctgcttgaagcgttttttatactgttcgctcagaaacgtcaactcgaaattattttttcaagaccaactgtagcaaaagcgcgtccacgtgggcgggattttagaaattcttctgataaagcatcctgcttgaagcgttttttttatactattttctcaaaaacgtcaactcgaaattattttttcaggaccaactgtagcaaaaacgcgtccacgtgggtgcgatttcagaaattcttctgataaagcatcctaaaccataaaccctaaaccctaatcccttatttgtttaattttttctctaaaaccttaaaacccttaaaccttaaaccctaaccctaaaaactCAAAACCTAACGGTGGAGAAACAACAAAAACGCGTCCCCAGGGGCGCGCTACGTGGCAACAAAACCCGTCCCTGGGGGCGCGCTTTGCCTACATGGCAGAAAAGCGCGTCCTCGTAAGCGcgctttgtgtccacgtaagcaaagcgcgCCCCTAGGGACGCGTTTTGttgacacgtcccctgacatcgcgttGACGGGGACGCGTTTTCAGGGAAAATGACACATtccagtaaataataaaataccgggtccatttcgataaattttaaaaaaaggggattttttttggtatttttcccCTTTCAtccttaaatttattgattaaattgcctggaattttgtgaaaaataataaatttacataattaaaattttaaaattcaaaaaaaatctaaaagttaaATCCAATAGTAAATTACCTTCTAGCTTTACCCCGTATGTTTGGTAGGTTTGACAATTAGTTAGTTGGTAAAACATCAAGGAATACGATACGTTGAATTATTGTTGTCTCTCATGAATTATGACCTCGTTTTCCCTACTACCTCTATGCAATCACAGCAACAAGAAGCATATGGCTGGTGGCATTGGCAAATATGTTGATGCtttttttgggttcaaaatttCAATCCCTATTTTATTATCATCCCAAGTTAGTGAAGGTATGTAATGGATTTGACTTTAAACAAGATTTTGTTTGAGTGattacaatattatatatttaattgaattattatcggaataaaatatacaaactaattatataaatatcagATTATGGTACGTCCAcgtaatatgtttattaaaaataacatgaaagtCAAATACTACTTTAGTTGAaacggtaaatttaaaaattttatgttatgatAAATAGGATTCAAATcttatcataaatatatatttttaaaattttatataaaaatagaaacactctcaatctaatatttattactttattaaaataaaaaaatctaataatttaCTACTTTATTACAATCTTTACATGAAGTATAGGTATATTGTTACCATCAGAAgtatttagttatatatatatattcccttTCAAGCTAGatcatttcaaataaagttttgaaaagaaataaagcaCAGGGCAAAAAcatgtttctttttattccacttccagaaaagaaaaaaaattcttgatTAACTTcctcttttattgttttaatctgAAAAGAAAATACCAGGCTTGATGGTTTTCAAAACAACAGAGTTAACTtgcacaaaataaattaaaataataaaataatgcaaTATAAAGATATGGAGAAATTCACTTCCAAgcatattcataatttttaattaattcagtACTTCTATCGTAtcgatttaaaatattgtttatattaatatatatttaatggttgagatattgttatataaaagtaataattaaaatataacgcTTGAATTGTTAAACCAATTAAATGTCACATCGATATAAATAGGTCTCTcttatcaatataatataatgtatcaaaattgaataatatataattctaCCAAGCGTCAACCAACCAGGTAATGATAGTTTGTGCCATTATATGTTATAATCAGTAGATGATATTATTGATGCCCATACAAGGATCATCCTAACTCTTTACTGCTGGGGAAACAAATTTGTCGTTTACATATTTATGTTGATAACTATGTCTTCTatcaatttcatgcattttgATTTGTGGTCCTATGAAGTTGCAAGTAACAAACCATCAACTAACATTTTTGAAGGAGACCATCTGTTGGGAATTTCCACGAATTTTCCTATTTCTTTGTCTTCGTTTGGGTGAGAGGGGAAGGAGAGAaagaaatggtttaattatttttcaattcctgttctttttgaaattttggatttcAATCTATCTACTTgtgtttaatttcaaaattttatttatctagatttaaaattaaaaattgattgagAAAACGTGGTATccattgaattttaatttttaaataaaatcttttgatttaaaatcaacaaaagtccttatcaattgaattataaagtctaaattattaaaattaaactaaaagttAAATTTCAAAGATTCAAAGTGAAgacataattaatttgaaaataaagaacGGAAAGAgataaaagaattgaatagtGGTGTTTGGGTTTTTTTCctttctaaaatattatagatttattgttataaatttatatgaagagaaagttttattttattgttaaataatatatttaaaactattttagttttcatttctCCTTTGCACTTTATACTAATTAATGGAACTTTTGTATACGTTacaaataaaacttataaatctATTGCATCCTATTTGTTATTTCTAACTAAGAGTAATCATCTAaagttttggtttaattataacataatatttatttcttctactttaatctaatataaaattgatttatcaTTATCAATGTTATAGCTTAGCTAACGAGACCTTGGCTTAATTGACGAAGACGAGGCCTTGGATCTTGAGTAGTTAGGACTCAAACTTTTTATGTGCAATTATATTTGTAGGTCTTCAAGTGCAATTGTCATAGgtgggttttaatttaattagtctACTCTGTTTGTTGACTTTAGCCTAGATGGTTTGATTCTGCAATATGATTATTCAGATAGTTcgtttgtaatattttgatgCTTGTAATTGTATTATACTTCAAAAACTTACTTCTTTTGATTGgttggtttgaaattttaacctaataaaattgataatcaaattataaaactaaaaatattataattgaattcccaaattaaattaatatgatataaagacgaaaatgtaaattttcaaagAGAAGTTATACGTTATGAGCCAAAATTCTAGTAAATCgcaaaaaataaccaaaaaaaatgtttatacaTTAAACAACAAATTGCCACTTGCTCACAACTGCGGCAGAGATTCAACTTGTTTTCTCCCCTTTCTTGTTAATTTCACATATCAACATCAACATGTAACCTTTAACTTATATACCAGAGTTGGGAAATTCTTGGGGGTAGCATAATGCAAGAATATGAGGTACTGTTTTCTGTTGTTGTttgataattcaattcaatgcaAAAAAGCGAAAAGGACATGATGAATGAAGATCACATGGATGGAAAAAGACtatataatactaataataagaGGTTGCAGAGCACATTATTATCCTATCCATTTCCATTGGAGACTTCCTTTGAAAAATCTTGTGCAATGGGCATGAAACACACAGTTCTCATCTCTTTCACCACTTATCCAAATCTTGAGGAGCTCCGATTTCCCCCCAACCTCCCCACAAATTATCCCACTAAGTACTAAAATATTGAGCAATGATACGAGGCTACTCATCAACTACTGCAATTATTATTCAACACTACATatgatattatataatatgGAGCAATTTGCAGATTGCCCATCCCTATTCCaaataattttatccaaataagGCGGGGCTAGTTGGCTTTTATCATATGCATATGCCCTTTAGGGGATGATGATGATTCCCACTTTGGAATTTAGTTCTGCAAGTTTTTGGAAGCTTGTATTGCAGAATGCagatttttaattaggaaatttcCAGTTCTGCAAAACCCTCATAAAAGAAAAGAGCATTATAGAAGGGCCATGTTGGATGAACTTTAGAGCATGATTATCATGAAGTGAGCTATCGAGGCTTCTGACGTGAACCAAACGGTGGTAAAACTTTAGACCCCATTTATGTCAAGATATCCACGTAATTGGCAGAAATTATGAAGTTATTGGTCAAGGATTTGATGGTATGGTAGTAAACAATTCATGTCAGTCCAAATGCTTAACGATTGATACCTAAAACAGAGAGTAGAAAAGTTCTGTAATAAAGGCTCCATGCTAATCTCAGTATTTGGTTGACATACATGATAGTATGAAAACATGCCCCCTATTCTCATAGGTActtcaattatattttgttgAAGTAGTTACTACTTTAACTATTAACTAccaattcattaaaatataccTCTAAACcacatgatatttttaattaaataaatacatttaaaattaaattaaattaaaaattcgtCTCTCTTTTCTCCCCTCCCTTCtttattcacttttttttttgtcttcatCTTCTTAGCCAtgtgtgaaataaaaaatccgtaaaaatagagaaaattggGGTTCTCTTTTCTgtccttttttctttattattttgaattcttAATGTTGAACATTAGAGTTTGTTTTAATGGAAAAGAAGatgagaatttattttaatattgaaatagaGGTTCgttcattttaaaagaaaaaaaaaggaaactagGGTTTGTTTTAATgggaaatttttaaataaaatttattttaaaattttgtacaaaTTTTTTGTAGAAAAGATAAAGATAGAAAGAGAGATATTGAGAGATGATGTCACGCCCTAAAATATAGAAAGTCAATTGTAATGAATAAATAAGAAAAGTTAATAGACTTGATGGTTAAGTCTTACTCCCTTATTTTAGAGGTCTTAAGTTCGaactttctttcttcaatttcttttccttttattaggATAAAAGTCAcaactaaaatatatacaattgggAGTTAAAACTAAATAAGAAATAGGCTTCAACTTTAATGGTTAAGAGttagctttatttttaaatgatccTAGGTTTGAGCCACTCTCTTCCCttctatttcctttttatttcggcccaaaattttgggttatttaccCTTGTCGCCCCAGAGTTTCAAACCCTAactatttaactatttttttccCAATTGGACTAGGTTTGCCTCTTTTCAAATCCTAGTAAAacttctcttcatattttctatttcttctctatttcttttctcttctttgcactatattttacatctttttgttgttgaatatttttcttttccgtATCAAATCAATCCCCGTTAAATCATTTTTCTACAGGTTATTGAATTCATCGTTGATAGCCTCCttatttttatcaaagtttGGTAAGTGCATTCGTTTCGATAAGTCGAACTCGTAATTCAAAAATAGCATCGTTCCAcattaatctttcaattcaattgcTCAATCTTTTACGATTCTTGACAATTTTTTTGATAATCTTGTCAAATCTTGAAATCAACAGCTAATTCGTGAGTAAGTGTCATTTGAAGGATCAGATTTAGGTGAATCAGACTAGAATTGGGCATGACGAACATCGATTGAACTCCCAGTGAAAAGTGTGTTCTTTACAAAGTGATTCGGGACAAACCGTGTGTAAGAATATGGTCACATGGTCTCCTATACAGGCGTTTGGACCACACGGCcaccacacaaccatgtgctTCTGTTATGTTAGGGTACCTTTGATTTTCACACGACCAAGAATCtctcacacgaccgtgtctctcTTGCAAGGTAATTTTTACGTTTACCACACGGCCTAAATACATGGTCGTGTAACCCTTCCACACGGTTTATAGCTCCTCACATGGGCCggccacatggctgtgtgacccctattttacAGTTTTGCCTAGAATTTTGTAAACTGTTTAGTTTAGTCCATGTATAGTCCccgaattatttttaaagattttattcaCTCATTTAAGTCCCTAATATTAGGAACATGCTAGAATCTGTGAGTTGATTGAATTGCTATTGTAATAATGATGATATGTGAACATTACATGTTTACTGTCATTGTAATTTTGATGAACTGTTACTGTTATTTTTACCACTGTATTACTAATTGCATATTCAACATGCCTACTATTATTGTTGAACCTAATACAAGTTAAGCATATCTAATGCTACTATTGAACTGAATACATGATAAAACATGTCTATTGTTTTTACATGATACTATTACAAGCATATCATACATCACTGCATGGGGTGGGATGATTGTAAGGAGGAAGTATTGAGAGCTTAATAATTTGGAACActagtggttcatccacaaaTTACTAATGGCTTTTTTCTGGAAATAAGCTGTGCATCCACAACAAGTGgcaatttatttacaaatatttttatttgaaaatactggtggttcatccacaatTTTTAGTACTAATAGTTTATTTGCAAGTAttggtggttcatccacaaacTAGAGTGTATTGGTTGGAAGAGTTTTGGGAAACTCTTGCTATGAAGTGTAGCGAAgtatgggtaggattttgcatTGACATTTA from Gossypium raimondii isolate GPD5lz chromosome 1, ASM2569854v1, whole genome shotgun sequence harbors:
- the LOC105785570 gene encoding purple acid phosphatase 8 — protein: MAWIAGLFISFSTLPCLPTLTSFHINMVVPTKKAMNQRLASWTLVVGLFVVSCVAELERFEHAGKPDGSLSFLVVGDWGRRGHYNQSQVAFQMGKIGEQLDIDFIISTGDNFYDNGLTGVDDPLFHQSFTDIYTAPSLQKQWYNVLGNHDYRGNAEAQLSPILTKMDNRWLCLRYFVLNAGPEIAEFFFVDTTPFVTKYFTDPEDHVYDWKAILPREKYLNNLLMEVESALGESRAKWKIVVGHHAIKSAGHHGNAKELNIHLLPLLQTYDVDLYINGHDHCLQHISSSDSGTQFMTSGGGSKAWRGDVSWWNPQELKFYHDGQGFMSVEMTPTEVSIKFYDVFGNVLHNWSSSKQLSFAI